The DNA segment GTTGATCTCCTCGATAGCAACGCCGCCGCTCAGGAGCCTGTCAGTCGTCGTCTGGAGGGCTTCCAGCGTCAGCTCTCCGGCCGGGGCCGACAGAAGGGCGCTCGCACCGCCGGTCAGGACGAACAGAACGAGCGTGTCCTCGTCGGCGTCGTCGACTGTTTCGAGAATGTCGGTCGTGGCCTCGACGTTGCGGTCAGACGGTAACGGGTGGTCCCCGACGGAACTCCTGACCGTGTCGGTGTCGGCAGCCTGCTTGACGACGACGTGCCCGCCGCTGAGACGGTCACCGAGAATGGATTCCAGTGCGCGCGTCACACCGCCGGCGGCCTTCCCACCGCCGACGACGACAACGTCGCTGTAGCTGTCGAGATCGTACGTCGTCTCACCGATAGTGAGCGTCTCACCCTCACGGCTTACGGCCGACCGGGTGGCAACATCCGGCGCAGCCGCATCGATGGCGGCCTCGATACAGTCGAGTGCCACCTCGTGTGCGGAGCTTGCTGCAAGCGTCGCTCGGTTTCGGATCATACCACTGTTTCCGCCCGGGCCGGTAAAAAATCTGCCTCGCCGGGGCGGGGTCAGCGCGCGCTATCGGCGGCCATGAGATACCAGCCCTGCCCGTACGGCGTCACCGTCAGCGGCGCTTCGGGTCCGCCCGGGGGACCGGCGACGCGGCCGACCGCGCCCTCGTCGTCGACGACATGCGTCACAGCATCGAGCGCGTCATCCGCTGAATCGCGGTACTGCGACTCGTCGAGAAGTCCGAGTTCGATGCCGCGGTTGAACGCGTAGGCAAACATCAGCGTCCCAGATGACTCAAGGGGCGTATCCGTGTCGTCGACGAGGTTGTGCCAGAAGCCGCTCCCGTCTTGCAGTGGGAGCAGGCTCTCACAGTGATCCCTGAAGCGCTCGACCAGATCCTCGCGCTGATCGTGGTCGTCCGGCAAGCGGTCGAGGATTTCGACGGCCGCCGCGGCGGCCCAGCCGTTGCCCCGCGCCCAGAACGCCCCTTGCGGGTAGTGATCCGGCGTTTCGACCCAGATGTGTCGGAACAGTCCAGTCCGGGGATCGCGGAGATGCTCGGCGTGAACCAGATACTGCGTGACGGCTTCGTCGTGGGCCGCTGGCTCGTCTGCGGCCTCGGCGTATCGGCTGAAGAACGGGCACATCATATACACCGAATCGATCCACAGCGATTTGATTCCGGCAACCTCCGGGTCGTGGTGGGGGATACCCCCCGTTTCCGTCCGGTCGACTGACTGGAGCCACTCGTACTCGCCCCTCGCCGCGTCGAGGTATCGCTCGTCGCCCGTCCGCTCGTAAAAGTCGAGCACGCCGTGGCCGATAGCGGTCGTGTTGTTGGTGTTCATGCACTTTTTCACCGTGAGCTCCCAGCTGGCCTCGTACTCCCGGCCGTGGCTGAACACCTCGATGGGGTAGCTCGGTCCGTATCCCAACTGTCCGTTGTCGTCCTGTGTCGCGACGGCCCTGTCGACGAGGTCTTTCGCAGCCGTGACGGACTGCTCGCTCCCCTCGGCGAGGAGGCCGTTTATGGCGACGCCGGTGATCCACGACTTGCCGTCGAGGTCGAGCGTTCTGAGATGCGACGCTGCACGTGTTGCTGGCTGTGTGGCGTTGTCTGACGACATCTGATCGCTACATCTACCTGCCAGCCGTACTAATAAAAAAGTATGTGTCCGATAGCTATCGCGGGCTGACGAACGCCTGAGACGTGTTTGTTTCGAACGGCATACTGTAGAGAAGAGTACCTCCTGTTAACTGAGATAGGTCGTCCAGTATCTATATATTTGACCTGGTGTCATGGCTACTGAAAATTGGGTTTTGGGATTATATTCTCATTATACCATTTCCTATGCTGCCAATATAGAACTGTATTCTCATATGTGGTATCATTCTAATGATTGTCTATTGTAACATAGCGCATTACGGATATAGGATGGCCAGGTCCGGACTCAATAAGACATCCTATCAATCTCTAATCTGTACCCCTGTGATCCTTCCCTGATAGGGTTAGAATAACAATACCGGTGTCCCTCGAATCCGTCGACATGGAGTTCTCTCACGAACGTATCGATGACGACCCGCCATGTAGCAAACTAAGTAGTCTTGAAACCACGGACCTGACTGGCAACGGTCGACCAGATATCATCGTAACGGGGATGGGCGGAAATCCGACAATTTCGGTCGCGGGCAATCGAATTCAGGTTCCGACACACGGGCCACTCAGTCGAGTCACACCTCGGCTTGAGACGAACATCTTCTGGTACGAGAACCCGGGGTGGGAACGGCACACGCTTGCGACGGAGACCGATCTCCACCCTGGCGTCGGAACCGACCTCGCAGACATCGACGGCGATGGAAACGTCGACCTCGTCGTCGGACAGGGATTCGGACGGTCGAATGTGTACTGGTACGAGCAACCGGAATCGCCGACGGATCCCTGGCAACAGCATCTGATATCCGATCGGTTCGAGAAGTACCACGACCTGCTCGTCGCTGATGTCGACAACGATGGGGACGCCGAACTGATCGGACTCTCACAGGACAGCGAAACCGTCTTCTACTACGATATTCCGGCTGCTCCGTCCCAGGAACCGTGGCCTGATTCGAACGCTCACATCATCGACGAAGACATCCGTATCGAGGGGCTCGCTGTGGCCGACATCGACGGCGACGGAACGAAGGAGGTGGTTGCTGGGACGAACGTATATCACCACGACAACGGCGACTGGGTTCGTTCAGATGTCTGTACGGGCTGGGACGATACGCGGGTCACCGTTGCCGATCTCGATCAAGACGGCACGCCGGAAATCATTCTCTCTGAGGGTGATTCACCAACGTACGGGACGCATCCGGGTCGCCTCGCTGTGGTCGAGTATCCGGCGGGGTCGCCGACGGTTCTCAAAGACGATCTGTTCTGTCCACATAGCCTTCAAACCGCAGATTTGACCGGGAACGGATATCCCGACATCTACGTCGGTGAGATGTCGCTCGGGGAAAACGCCAGTCCCGAGCAGTTGGTTTTCGAAAACCTCGGGGACGGAGAGT comes from the Haloarcula hispanica ATCC 33960 genome and includes:
- a CDS encoding glycoside hydrolase family 88 protein; amino-acid sequence: MSSDNATQPATRAASHLRTLDLDGKSWITGVAINGLLAEGSEQSVTAAKDLVDRAVATQDDNGQLGYGPSYPIEVFSHGREYEASWELTVKKCMNTNNTTAIGHGVLDFYERTGDERYLDAARGEYEWLQSVDRTETGGIPHHDPEVAGIKSLWIDSVYMMCPFFSRYAEAADEPAAHDEAVTQYLVHAEHLRDPRTGLFRHIWVETPDHYPQGAFWARGNGWAAAAAVEILDRLPDDHDQREDLVERFRDHCESLLPLQDGSGFWHNLVDDTDTPLESSGTLMFAYAFNRGIELGLLDESQYRDSADDALDAVTHVVDDEGAVGRVAGPPGGPEAPLTVTPYGQGWYLMAADSAR
- a CDS encoding FG-GAP repeat domain-containing protein is translated as MEFSHERIDDDPPCSKLSSLETTDLTGNGRPDIIVTGMGGNPTISVAGNRIQVPTHGPLSRVTPRLETNIFWYENPGWERHTLATETDLHPGVGTDLADIDGDGNVDLVVGQGFGRSNVYWYEQPESPTDPWQQHLISDRFEKYHDLLVADVDNDGDAELIGLSQDSETVFYYDIPAAPSQEPWPDSNAHIIDEDIRIEGLAVADIDGDGTKEVVAGTNVYHHDNGDWVRSDVCTGWDDTRVTVADLDQDGTPEIILSEGDSPTYGTHPGRLAVVEYPAGSPTVLKDDLFCPHSLQTADLTGNGYPDIYVGEMSLGENASPEQLVFENLGDGEFRDHTVVSGIPTHEAQLVDMNGDGKLDIVGKSYGPAHHVDVWYRH